GAAAACAGAGACAGACCGAGGTAAGCAGGGATGAATGGCTCAACTCGGGGACGGACAAGGACCGTACTTTCGTCACCGTCTATCCTCCTGTGCCTACGGAGGCTATGCTCGGCGAAAAGTTCGGATATCAGAAGTCATACACCGAGCAGCAGCTGCGGCACGGCTCGTTCTGGCGGCACGGGAAATGGAAATGGACAAAGACAGAAGTATGGCTCGAATGCGTGAGGTAAAGGAGGTAAAGGAGTCAGGGGAAGTTAAGGGACAATACTTCCGTGAAATGGGGAATGGGAAACGGGAGATGGGGAATGGGGAACGGGAGATGGGAAACGGCAGATGGAAAAGCCCGTGCCATTCGAGCCGTTGTCCTTAACTCCCTTAACTCCCTTAACTCCCCCTAACTCCTTTAATTCCCCAAAATCCCCCTCTCCCTGTCCTTTGCAATTCCCCTCTTTTCTTCTACTTTTGCTGAAAAACAGAAGCGTCAATGAACATCATTCAGAAGCCCGACACCTTCTCCCTGCTCGGCAACCTCAACCACTTCATTGTCTCAGCCGGCAGGGAAGTGAGTTTCGTCCTGAAGGAAGCCGGAACGGACACTCCCATCGTGAAGCACATCTATGAGCCGGGACGAGACTCGCTCGTGGAGGTAAACATTGAGAGTTTCATTCTCCCCCTGCTCTCCGTCGAACTCAAGGACACGGACAATGTCTATCCACAGCTGAACCTCAAGAAGACTTTCAAGGTATCATTCAGAGAAAAAGACACCTCTGAAATGCTTGAGCACACATTTACCGTGCTCCGTGCAGGCGTGAGCAACCTGGCCGACTCGGCACGGAACTTTCTCCGTGCAAACTTTCTCACTTGGCAGCCCACCGTGAAGCCTGTAACCTATCATACACCTGAGTTCCTGACCTACTATGCAGAACAGGACTCAGTATGCAGGCTGAAGACGTATGTGGGCAAGGAGGGAAAATATCAGGAGGAAACCATTACGCTTGCCGTTCTTGCCGGAGACACGGCGTGGACTATCCCGATGCAGTATGCGCATATCGCAGCGAGGATGAAGAAACTGCCGTCATACTACGACGTGTGGATAGAAACCCCGGAAGGGCACAGGCTTACCTACGTGCAGAGATACGTGGCCACCGACATACGGAGCGAGCAGGAACAGTGGATTGTCTTCGAGAACTCACTGGGCGGAATCGACACTTTCCGTGCCTACGGCGATCTGGAAAGCACGGCAAAGCACACCCACAACACGGCACTGATCGAGGGTACCGCAGAGGAATACCGCGTGGACACGGAACGGGAATACAGAAAGAACACAGGCCTGCTCGATGACAGGGAACGCCGTTGGCTCCTCGACTTCTTCCCCTCCCTCGGCAAGTACGTCTGCGAGGACGGTGCCCTGCGGCGGATCATCCTCGTAGAGAGCGATGTCTCGTTTCAGGCAAGGGAGCTGCCATCGAGCTACACCTTTACCTACAAGTATGCCACTGCCTGTCCGTACCTGAACCTGAAGCGTACAGACATAGACTGCAGTCAGCTCAGGATAGAAGTTCCCGACTCGGCAACTTTTACAGTAGCCCCCCGCCTTGTTGAGTTCGACAGGATACAGCTGAGCGAGGGGGCTTTGTTTCCGGTGCAGAGTCCTTACTCCGACAGGTGGCAGACCACCACGATGGGCGCAGTCCTCGCCTTCATTTCCGAGCAGATCACAGCCGCATACAAGGATGACGGAGGCATAGGACACAGGCATCACAACCTGAAACTGCTCGAGCGAATTTCAGCCGCGGGCAGATACATACTTCTCAACAGCGAGAAAATCAGCGCGGGCTATGCGGACCTTGCAGAGGCGGCCGAGAAACTCTCCGAGAAGAGCACCGAATGGAGGAAGATTCTGCGCAAGGATGTACCCGACACGGCTCACGGAAAGATAACCTTTGAGGAGGGCATCAGCACGGACAGCATCAAGGATGAATCCTTCGTGCCGGGAATACAGGGAAAGGGATTGGGAATATGGATTGATGAACACGGACGAAGCCACGTCGAGACCGATATCCTCCTGGCACGGGTAAAGCAGGTTGCAGCATCGCTCGAACTTCACGAGCTTTCCTATGTCGGAGGCAACTTCGTGCTCTCGCCCGCAGGGGGACAGGTGGCGGAAGTAGTGCCCGTGGACAGCGGGGGACGGCCGGTCGGCAACGACGTGAAACCATATTCCTACCGGTGCTATCTGACGGCTGACGACGGGACGAGACGCACCGGCACAAGATTCAGGCCCGGCGACCAGGCCCGCTGCCAGACCTTCAACCTTGAGGGAAGGAAGAATGCGTTCGGAATCTATGAGAATGTGGAGAACAGATACTACTGGCGACTGGTAACAGGAGCGGGCAGCGAGATTATCGACGGGAAAAAGAAGGACTACGCCGACCTCTCGGCCGAACTGTTCGTTCAGCTCGAATACAGGGGAGTAAAGTTCGACTGCATAGGCTATGACAACAGTGTGGAGAACGACATTCCCGCCCCCGGCGACAAGATTGTGCAGGAAGGCTCGCAGACCGACCCCGACCGTCGGAGCATCATAGCCCTGATGACCTCCGACACTCCGGGAATCTACTTCTACGACGGCATCAGCGACTACGACCTCGCCTCCCATATCGTTCACGAACTCTCCACACGCAGGGTGGAACTCAACTCGGAACGGTTCGCCCTCAAGACCTATTCCGGAGCCATAACCCCGATGGTGGCCTACCTCGGCGATTGGCAGCCCGACGGACGGTACGGGCACTACGACAGCGTTACCCACGACGGCTCCACGTGGCTCTGCACCGTCCCAAAGGGACAGTTCGCAACTGAGGAGCCGTCGGAAAGCAGTAGCCAGTGGAAACGGCAGGTGGCAAGGGGCGAGAGTCCGGTGTCCGTCCAAATATCGGGAGGCAACATCATCCGCAACGGACAGGGATCGACAACGCTCACGGCATACGTGTGGAAAGGCAACGAGGACATAACGGAAAGGTTCAAGCCCGGGGACTTCTCGTGGACAAGGGACAGCGGCAACCCGGAGTACGACACGGAATGGAACAGACGGCACAGGGGATTCGGACGGACGCTTACCGTGAGCGCGCAGGACGTTTTCAAGCGTGCCACGTTCGACTGCATACTCACGATGTGAGATGGGAAACGGGAAATGGGAAATGTGAAATGGGAAAACTCTCACATCCAACATCTCACATCCAACATCTCACATTTAAAATCTCACATTTAAAATTATAAAGCAATGGCAACAACAGCAAGAAATCAAATCACGATCGTGGACCTCAACGACGCCAAGTCCGTGCAGGTCTACTTCACGGCGTCGCAGGGGTTCTCGCAGCACTACAACCCCGACACCCACAAGTTCAGCCCGGCGTACCCGTCGGCGAACAACGTCATAACCCCGAGGGTGTACGAGACGGGCGACCCCAACGACCATCTGGCGCGCTGTACGAACGTGAGGTACACCATCAACGGCACGGCCTTCACGGCGTCGAACTCCAACACCTCATACGTGGTCGGGGCGGACGGCAGGCTGACCGTCAAGGTAAACCTCACGGGCAACCTCAACGTAACCTTCGAAGCCGACTACGCCGACGAGGACAACATCGTCTCCAAGATCGGAGGCTCGTTCACGGTCGTGCGCAACGAGTCATCGGGCGCACTCTTCCAAGTGGTGCTCACCTGCCCCAAGGGCAACATCTTCGACAAGTCCGTAGCGGGCGACCTCACGGTAAAGGCGCAGGCCGTGCGCGGGGGAACGCCCGACACTACCAACGTGAGCTATGCGTGGACGCAGTTCGACATCAGGACAGGTGTGTGGAAGCCAGTGGCGTCGGGACGCTCCAACGGGGCGGTTCTCACCGTGAAGCCCGACGACGTGCTCAACTTTCAGACCTTCAAGTGCGTGGCCACCGACGCCGGGGGCAGCGACGCGGCGGCGACGGCGGAGGAGATCGTTACCTTCCAGGACCTCACCGACCCCTACGTGCTCGAACTCTACTGCCCCACGGGCGACAAGATAGTGAACGGCACTGGCTCCACCACCGTAAACGCCCGCGTATGGCAGGGAGGAACGAAGGTGGAGGACGAGGCAACGCCCGAGCCGAGCCGTAAGTTCACCTACGCGTGGACGAAGCTCGACGCCTCCGGAAAGCCCTCCAACTTCAACGGAACCACGTCGCCCTCCAAGGCCGGCAACCCCCTCACCGTGGGGGCGGCCGACATCAGCGGCAAGGCCACCTTCGTGTGCGAGATAACGAAGAAGTAAGAAGGGACGGGAAATGGGAAAGTTTTCCACATCTTCCATTTCCCCTCTCACATTTCACATCAATATGATACTTGCAAGAGGACAGATAACAATCACTTCGATACACGACGGCAGGGACGGGAAATCTTCTGCCGTGAGGAAACTCGACACGCACGTCCGTAAATATGACAGTGCGAAATGGGAAGTCTATGCACAGTCCGGGCGCAGGGAAACATGGAACGCCATCGCCAACGTCAGGGATTTCAACACTGGAGACACGGCCTATCTCGAAGGCATTGTAACCGACAGGGGAAACGCTGAATGTATGCTGTTTGGTGAAGTGGTGGGGAAAAACGGAAGCGACATCACGCTGAAAACGACGGCTTTCATAAAAGACGGAAACAACGGCACGGACGCCTACTCCGTGGACCTCACTCCCTCGGAAATAGTCTTCGAGACCGACATCAACGGCACAGCCGTCAATCCGAGTGGGAAGCCCGCCGCGCTCACGGTGCGCAGAGGCTCGTCCGTAATCCAGCCCACGTCCGTGAGCATCACACGCCTCGAGGGCTGCACGGCGCGCTTCGAGAGCGGAAAGGTCATCATAACCACCCTCGCCCGGAGGGACGGGATGTCCGTCCCCACCGGCTACGTGAACCTCCGTGTCACCGCGGATGGAAACACCTTCGAGAAGCAGCTCGTCTTCACGGTCAATACGCAGGCCGTGCTCACAAGCATCACGGCCGAGAACGGGCAGATACGGCAGCGCGTGGAAAAGGTTGAGAGCGAGAATGCGTCCCTCACCACCTCCGTGAGCCAGATCCGTCAGCAGGCCGACAGGATTTCCCTTGAGCTTACGCAGCGCAGGTTCTCGGGCATCAACCTGCTCAAGGGGGCGGGGCTGAGAAGCGAGAACCTCACCATCGAGACCGACACGACGACCATCTGGGGAGGAACGCTGAGCGAGAAGAGAATCGAACTGACCGCCGGCTATCGCTGCGCCTATATCAAGGCGGCAGGGCATACGGCTGACACGCAAGGCGGACTTTTCTTCGTCGGCCGCATCAACGGCAGGGGCGTCTACACCCTGTCCTTCCGCGCCCAGCTCGCCACCACTCCCGACAGGGGGATGAAAATCAACGCCTGCCTGAACAAGACGATGAACACCCGCGTGCAATGGCTGCCCGAGCAGGCATTCGTGCTGTTATCCAATTCTGAATGGAATCAATACACATTCCAGATAGAAGTGCCCGAAACCACTTGCCCATATCTTGAGATTTCCATCCGGCTCGTGCGCAACGGAGAGGTCAGGGTCAAGGACATCCAGCTCGAGGAAGGCACCGTGGCCACGGCGTGGAAAGACCCCGACACGAAGGAGGCACTCAAAAATGCGGGTCTTCACATTGATCTGGAGAAATTCATAGCCACCACCGACAACTTCGTAATACGGAACTCAAAGGGAGAGGAAAACCTTCTCGTGGATGAGCACGGAATGGTAAACGCGAAGCTCATCAAGGCACGGACGCTCGAGACCCTCAATCAGGGACGCGGCTCCGTACGCGCCGAGAACGGCGTCCTCGAGGTGCTCAACCCACAGGGAAAGGTGAACATAAGGTTCGGACTCGTGAACGGTCTCGTCGTGCTCGCCTACTACGACAACTCCGGAAAGCTCCTCTACACCCTCGGACCCGACGGGATGAGCGCGAGGGACATCACCGAGGAGAAGTTCCTCGAGAAGTCCTTCGCCGAGATAAACCCTACGATCTATCCTGTCGCCAAGATGGAGGACATCGTGTCGAACGGCAGCCTGATGCGTGCGCTCTTTGCCCGGAAGGGCAGCCACACCGGCAACGCCCTCAGGGACGTGATACTCTACCAGTACACTGCCGGAAGGGTGGGCAACGAGGTTGTGAGGGGACTCTGGGCAGATACTCCGTCGCAGGCACTCGGGGCGAACGGCAGGTACTTCCCGAGGATAGGCAACGTCGCATCGACGCCCTACGCGAGGGGATTCTTCGCCGAGGAAAGCTACGCCATGGAATTGATAGGCGCAGTGCCGCAGGATTACAGCAGATACGAGAGATACTACGCCGTCAAGGTAAACTTCAACCAAGGCTCCTTCAAGCGGAGGATACTCGTGCTGCTCGACGGACTGCCAGCAACGGTCGAAGTATATTCAAACACGATTTATTAAACGGGAAACGGGAAACGGGAAATGGGAAAACTCTCCCATCTAACATCTTCCATCTCCCATTTACCATCTCCCATTTACCATCTCCCATTTACCATCTCCCATTTACCATCTCCCATTTACCATCTCCCATTTACCATCTCCCATTTACCATCTCCCATCTTCCATTTAACATCTTTAAAACAACAAGCAATATGAAACAGTACAGAAAACAGGACGGAACAGTCTACGACGGTCTTCCCATACAGTTCGCCGGAATGACCATCGCCAACCCGACCGAGGAGATGCTCCTCCGTGCGGGCTACGAGGAGTACATCCCAGAGATCTACGTGCCCGTGGCCGAGGAACCCACGGCAGCCGAGGTGCTCGAGGCAGTAAAGAAGCACATCAGGACGGACGCCATCAGCGACGGGGATGCCGTTAAAATCGCAGCCGTCTTCCCGACGTGGAAGTCGAGGATAGGACGGCAGGTGAAGACGGGCGAGAGACTCTGGTTCAACGGCTGCCTCTATAAGGTAATGCGGGACCATACCGTGGCTGAGGAGCGGCAGCCGAGTATCTACACCCTCCAGCTTTACGATCAAGTGGGGACTCACGACAGGGGAAGGAATTCCTCCGATGCGATAGAGTTCCAGTACGGAATGGCTCTCGTGCAGGGACGCTACTACAAGGACGACGGACAGATCTACCTCTGCACGATGTCCCTGCCCAACTGCACGTGGGACTTGAAGCATCTCGTGGGCAGGTTCGTGGAGACCGTGGTAAGCGGCTCTGAAAATGGCACTGTAAACCCTGAAAATGGCACTGATACCTCGTCAGGGAAGAACCCAGAGACGTCCGGTGAGGAAGCAGTGACGAAGTTCATCACGGGAATGAAGCTCGTAAAGGGCAGAATCTACGAGCAGACGGGCGTGAAGTACCACTGCATCCGTGACCTGTCCAACTGCATGTGGGACTTGAGACACCTCGTAGGAGAATACGTGGAGAAGATTCAAGGACAGTGATTGTAGGAAAGATGGAAGATAGGAAGGCTTTATTTCCCATCTCCCATCTTGAAAAGTCAAAGTATCCCCTTATAATTCAGAATCATCTGATTGGCATTCTGAATATCCTTCGGGGTATATATATCCGTTATAAGGATTGACGAGTGGCGTGCCTGGTCTCTTACACTGAGAACATCGGTGTTTGCACGGAGCATATTCGTGATACCCGTATCTTTCAGACTGTAGAACTTGTAACGGTCAGTAAGGTTCAAATTCTTCCGGATATAATGATGCCAGTAATCCCTGAATGACTTTTCACTTCTTCGCTCAGGACCGGGCATAAAGTTGCTGCTGAATATATAGTAATTCCCGGGATTGTCGAATATTCTCAGGTCTATCATCAATTTCAGCACGTGGTCGGGAACCGTCAGGAGCGCATCATTGTGGTTTTTCGTGTTCGAACCGTGCAGGAACAGTGTTTTTTTCTTGATACTGAAATCTCCGACTCTGAGATAACTCATTTCCTTCGGTCGCACAAACAGGTAATGGAGAATGTAGCATGCCAGCAGGTAATGCCTGTTATGCTCAGTCAGCCATCTTTTCAACTCTGCAAGGACATCATTGGGAATCACGTCCCGGTTCTTGAGTTCTCCCCTGTACCGGACAACCGAATAACCCTCTGTTGGATTCCTTGAGATATAACCCCGCTCAAGCAGATATTTACAAAATGTTTTAAGCCAGGACAGATAATTGTTCCTCGTCCGTATGGTATTGTTCCGGTCAATGAAGACATAATCCAGGAACCGCCCTATCATATGCCTGTCAAACTGGTAGGTATAGAACAGGTTGATTCCCTGAGTATCCTTCCACTCCTTCAGCACTTTCATTCTGCTTAGATAGGAAATGACGGATTCCTCGCGCATATTGCCCTCTCTCAACAGCTTGAACAGATATTCCCCATACTTGCCGCAGACTTCGTCAAAAGAAGCATATTCAAGGGGCTGCATCATTTCCACCCACGGATTCCATCCCTGCATCAGCTTCTCTGTAAGTCTCTTGATGAGAGCTTCTCCGTACTTCTGTTGGTTACGCTTACCCTTGATGTGGTCAAGCATGATCTTCTTGATATGGAATTTTCCCCTTGACGGGTCAAAGGCCGAAAAGGAAACATAACACTCCGAGGCTTGATGAAACCTCGGAGTTTTCCAACCGATGATCTCATCGATTGCCGTCTGTCTGTTCTGAAAAGAAAAATTTTTTTTAGACATTTCAATTTTTTGAGTGAAATGCCCTGTTGAACTATTTTTATGAGAAAACAGGGGTTCGCCGATTTTCCGCCGACTTCAACACCCCCGACAAAGCAAAAGGAACTGAATATCAGCTCCTTTTGTTCCTAAATGTCGGGATGAGGCGACTCGAACGCCCGACCACTGGTCCCCCAGACCAGCATTCTAACCTACTGAACTACATCCCGATTTCCTTAAGCGATGCAAAAATAGTTATTTTTTGAGAGATTAGCAAACTTTTAAAGTAGTTTTTCCTCTATCATAAGTTAATTTAGTATTTTTGTATGATAGAAGTTTTAGGCAAAATCTGTCGTGGATGGATGATATTTACCCCAAATAGATACACGGCAACACGAAAAAATAATAGCACGGATTTTGCAATCACACTTTCAGAACGGAATAACTAACGGATATTTGCTGCACGGGATGGAAACCTGTCGGCAATACAAATTAAACAAATAAGGATGCACTACATTATCAAAGCACCATCGCATATAGATTCGAGGATAACATTGCCTGCCTCAAAAAGTATCAGCAACAGGGCACTGATTATTCAGGCACTGACAGGAGGACAGTTGTTTCCCGTCAATCTTTCCGACTGCGACGACACCGAAGTTATCATCAGCGCATTGAAGAACAATCCTGAAACTATCAACCTCAAGGCTTCAGGCACGGCTATGCGCTTTATGACAGCCTATCTCAGTGTTACGGAAGGCGAACACATACTTACCGGAACAGAAAGAATGCGCCATCGGCCTATCAAAATTCTTGTGGATGCACTGCGATTTCTGGGTGCGGAGATAGAATATATGGGCGAGGAGGGCTTCCCTCCATTGAGGATTCGCGGAAAAGAACTTGAAGGTGGAAATCTTGAAATATCAGGAAGTGTCAGTTCGCAATACATTTCGGCATTGCTGATGATTGCTCCTGTTCTTAAGAAAGGACTGAAATTGAAGTTGCTCGGCGAGATTATTTCCCGACCATACATCGACCTTACTCTGCACTTGATGCACCAATACGGTGTGGAAGTGGATTGGACGGATGTAGACACAATAACGATAGCTCCTCAGAAATACAAGGAATGTAATTACGTGGTGGAAAACGATTGGACAGCATCGAGTTATTGGTATGAAATACTGACGTTATTGCAGGATGGCGAGTCGAAAATAGTTTTTCCGGGATTGTTGAACGGCTCTCGGCAGGGCGATTCTGCCGTTAAGTACATTTTCTCATTGCTGGGCATCAAGACGACGCACGCCGTACAAGACAAATTGGCAGACGTAACACTGGTGGCGAAACGCCGTATGCTGACAAAACTTGAATACGATTTTTCCTATCAACCCGACCTCGCACAGACGCTGATAGCATTGTGTCCGATACTCAACATTCCATTCAAGTTCACGGGTTTGTCTACCTTGAAAATCAAAGAGACCGACCGAATTACTGCAATGAAAAATGAAATGGCAAAGTTGGGCTATGTAATCTATGACGAGAACGATTCCGAAATGAGTTGGGACGGAGAACGCTGCGAGCCTCTCGCCAATCCCATTATCGAAACCTACGAAGACCACAGAATGGCAATGTCGTTTGCTCCGTTGGCTGTCAGCCTTGGAGAAATCAGAATAAACAATCCTCAGGTAGTGTCGAAATCCTATCCGCACTTCTGGGATGAATTGCAACGTGTAGGGTTCAGGATAGAAGCGAAAGAGTAGGAGAGAAGTGAAAGAATAAAAAGTATTTCTTGAGTTCGGAATAGGCAATTTGTAATTGTCCGAAGAATGGCGAGCAATCTTCGCACATTTGCCTTGCATTCTTGCGAAGAATGGAATGCAATCTTCGCACGTTTGAAAACAAAGAGTTTATTAGTTGATTATCAGGCGTTTACAACTCAATGGATAAATAAGATGTTGTATCTTATTGCAATGCCTGTCTGCTGCCTGAATTAAAGCGCGCGACAAGGAAAATTTCCTTTTCCCGATGCTTGATTTCTGCATATTGTTTGCAGATTTCGATGTTTTTTCGGAACTTTGTAACGAAGTTGTACACGCTGATGGAACGCCATTCCCACAGAATGCGAACTGCCAAATGGGCGAGACTCAACGGTATGCTCAGTACTTCTGTTACCAATGTTTCATAAATTAAATTCAACCAATCGGTACAATCAGTACCGGAAGGTATAAACTAAGGAATTATAGATGAATATTATCATTATCGGCATTCTGGCTATCGCAGCATTATGCGCAATCGTTGGTCTTGCCACGTTCATAAGCAGGCGCAACAGCACGGAGCCTGACGTGATAGTTCACGCCTCGGGCGACTGCAACACCTGTTCGGGAATAGACGAGAGTTGCGAGCAGACGTGTATGATGGTGGCCGCTACAAAGGAAATTGAATACTTCGACGACGAAGAACTCGACCGTTTTCAAGGCAGAGACGCATCGGATTATACGGATGAGGAGGCCGACGAGTTTTCCGAAGTTCTCTATACGATGCGTCCCGAAGAGGCAAAAGGGTGGAACAGAAGTCTCATTCTCCGCGGCATAAACGTGCCCAATCAGATGAAAGACGAACTCATTGCAATGATAGAGGGCTGATTGCAAGGCAACTTCTTACAGGAAAAGACAATAAAACATAGCCTTTTTGAGTTAATTATACGTGAAATATAGATATTCAAAATATATCCCCATTCTGTTTTTGGCGGTGTTGGCAGCGATTGTTGCAGGATGCTCCACCAAGAACAATACTGCGCAGTCGCGTTGGTGGCATTCGTTCAATGCGAAATACAACACCTATTATAATGGTGCGCAGGCCTATATTGACGGTTCTCTGGAAAAGGAAAACGGCAACAAGGACAACTTTACCGAAATGATTCCACTCTATACTGTCGGCAACAAGAGCAGCAGAGAGCTTGGATTGGCCAACTTCGACCGTGCCATTGAAAAGGCGGAGAAAGCCATTGCACGCCACAGTATCAAGCGCAGGCCTGAATGGAACAAGAACCGGAAAAAGACCGAAAGAGACATAGAGTGGCTTTCGCGCCGTGAATACAATCCGTTCCTGTGGAAGGCGTGGATGCTGATGGGACGTTCGCAGTTCTATAAAGGAGCGTTCGACGAGGCTGCCACTACCTTTGCCTATATGAGCCGCCTTTACAAAGGGCAGCCTGCCATCTACGGCAAGGCGCGTGCGTGGTTGGCAAAGGCTTATGTCGAAGAAGGATGGCTTTACGATGCAGAGGATGTAATCCGGAATATGCAGCGCGACTCTATGGACTGGCGTGCCGTGAAGGAATGGGACTATACTTTTGCCGACTACTATATCCATACGGGCGAGTTGGAAAAGGCTGTTCCCTATCTTCGCAAGGTCATAAAGCACGAAATGCGCCGTAAGCAGAAAGCCCGCGAATGGTATCTGATGGGGCAGATTCAGGCAGCTCTCGGCAATAAGGAGGCTGCCTACAACGCATTCCGGCACGTTATCCGTTCCAACCCTCCCTACGAACTTGAATTTAATGCACGGATTGCAGCCACGGAAGTCATGGCTGAAGGCCAGTCCAAGCAAATGATAACCCGATTGAAGCGTATGGCAGCGTCGGACAACAACAAGGAGTATCTCGATCAGGTGTACTACGCTATGGGCAACATCTATCTTGCCGAGAAAGATACGATGAATGCCATCAGCGCATACGAGCAGGGCAACAAAAAAGCAACGAGAAGTGGGGTAGAGAAGGGCGTGCTGTTGCTCCATCTCGGCGATCTGTATTGGGCAAAGGAGAAATTCGGCGATGCCCGCAGATGCTATAATGAAGCATTGGGATTGCTGGACAAGGACAGGAAAGACTATGAACAGTTGTCTGACCGGTCGAAAATCCTCGACGAACTTGCACCTTACACGGATGCCGTTCAGCTTCAGGATTCACTTCAGTATCTTGCAAAATGTTCCGAAGAGGAGCGTCTTGCGGCCATTGACCGTGTTATCGACGAACTGAAAAAGAAGGAAAAGGAAGAGCGCGATCGGTTGGCCGAACAGGAAGCAGCGCAGCAGCAATCTGCCAACGAGGGTATCGGTACCAACAATAATGCCAACGGCAGACCACCGCAAATAGGCAATCAGAAGCAGGAATCCACGTGGTATTTCTACAATCCTATGGCTGTTCAGCAGGGTAAGGCCAGTTTCCAACGCCTTTGGGGTAAGCGCGAGAATGTGGATAACTGGCAGCGTGCGAATAAAACTGTTGTGGGCAACATTGGTTCTGACTTCAACTACGCAGAAATGACCGATGAACAGCGGGACTCTATAATGCGTGAAGAGGCAAGGCTCGATTCGATTAAGAATCTTACAGACTCTGCTCAGAACGATCCACACAAGCGTGAGTACTATCTGGCGCAGATACCATTCACACCAGAGCAAATTCAAGCCAGTAACAAAATATTGACAGACGGTCTGCACCATTCCGGTGTCATCTTCAAAGACCGTCTGGACAATCTTAATCTTTCAGAGCGCGCACTCAGAAGAGTGAGCGATAACTACCCGGAATACGAAAAGATGGATGATGTTTACTATCATCTATACCTTCTTTATATGCGAAAGAACCAACCTGAAATAGCCAACAACTATATTTCAAGGTTGAAAGCCGAACATCCGAAAAGCCAATGGACGGCTGTCTTGTCGGATCCATATTATAAGGAGAACGCCAAATTCGGCGAACATCTCGAAGAT
The Prevotella sp. HUN102 genome window above contains:
- a CDS encoding 3-phosphoshikimate 1-carboxyvinyltransferase translates to MHYIIKAPSHIDSRITLPASKSISNRALIIQALTGGQLFPVNLSDCDDTEVIISALKNNPETINLKASGTAMRFMTAYLSVTEGEHILTGTERMRHRPIKILVDALRFLGAEIEYMGEEGFPPLRIRGKELEGGNLEISGSVSSQYISALLMIAPVLKKGLKLKLLGEIISRPYIDLTLHLMHQYGVEVDWTDVDTITIAPQKYKECNYVVENDWTASSYWYEILTLLQDGESKIVFPGLLNGSRQGDSAVKYIFSLLGIKTTHAVQDKLADVTLVAKRRMLTKLEYDFSYQPDLAQTLIALCPILNIPFKFTGLSTLKIKETDRITAMKNEMAKLGYVIYDENDSEMSWDGERCEPLANPIIETYEDHRMAMSFAPLAVSLGEIRINNPQVVSKSYPHFWDELQRVGFRIEAKE
- a CDS encoding site-specific integrase, which codes for MSKKNFSFQNRQTAIDEIIGWKTPRFHQASECYVSFSAFDPSRGKFHIKKIMLDHIKGKRNQQKYGEALIKRLTEKLMQGWNPWVEMMQPLEYASFDEVCGKYGEYLFKLLREGNMREESVISYLSRMKVLKEWKDTQGINLFYTYQFDRHMIGRFLDYVFIDRNNTIRTRNNYLSWLKTFCKYLLERGYISRNPTEGYSVVRYRGELKNRDVIPNDVLAELKRWLTEHNRHYLLACYILHYLFVRPKEMSYLRVGDFSIKKKTLFLHGSNTKNHNDALLTVPDHVLKLMIDLRIFDNPGNYYIFSSNFMPGPERRSEKSFRDYWHHYIRKNLNLTDRYKFYSLKDTGITNMLRANTDVLSVRDQARHSSILITDIYTPKDIQNANQMILNYKGIL